The following coding sequences are from one Kosakonia sp. H02 window:
- a CDS encoding amino acid ABC transporter permease — protein sequence MQMDYLFDFSSLLPYTNVLAEGLLGTAIYAVLSIFFGLTLGAVCALTLLYGAKGWQRVVRCYVEFFRNTPSLVQLFLIYFGLPSLGVHLSPPVAGTIALSLYCGAYMTEILRAGLISLPRGLSEAGEALGLSRRQIITHVLTLPAMQNVFPALASQMVLTLIGTSLISQIGVEEIFHNGSFVESRTFRSFEIYLLICGLYFFAVSLMKVVLRLVWYRFQERR from the coding sequence ATGCAGATGGATTACCTCTTTGATTTCTCTTCTTTATTACCCTACACCAATGTCTTAGCTGAAGGGCTGTTGGGCACGGCGATATATGCTGTGCTGTCCATCTTCTTTGGCCTGACGCTCGGGGCGGTTTGCGCCCTGACATTGCTTTATGGCGCGAAGGGCTGGCAGCGCGTCGTGCGCTGTTACGTTGAGTTTTTTCGTAACACGCCCTCGCTGGTGCAACTGTTTTTAATCTATTTCGGCTTGCCAAGCCTCGGCGTTCATCTCTCGCCACCCGTGGCGGGCACCATTGCGCTGTCGCTCTACTGCGGGGCGTATATGACGGAAATTTTGCGCGCCGGGCTTATCTCATTGCCGCGCGGTCTGAGTGAAGCGGGGGAAGCGCTGGGGCTGTCGCGTCGCCAGATAATCACCCACGTTCTGACCCTCCCGGCGATGCAAAACGTCTTTCCGGCGCTGGCAAGCCAGATGGTCCTGACCCTGATTGGCACCAGCCTGATTTCGCAAATTGGCGTGGAAGAGATCTTCCATAACGGCAGCTTTGTTGAATCACGCACCTTTCGCAGTTTCGAAATCTACCTGCTGATTTGCGGCCTCTACTTCTTTGCCGTCAGCCTGATGAAAGTCGTGCTGCGCTTAGTCTGGTATCGCTTTCAGGAACGGAGGTAA
- a CDS encoding RidA family protein produces MPTPAHTASCRLADHLHHLGIELPPVPAPVANFVTWRRFGNVLYLSGQGPLEASGHLHTGKVGREVSVEDAYYHARITGLNLLAVVRQATGDLGRVKSVVKLLGWVNADEGFKHHPQVINGCSDLFVQVFGEQIGRGARSAIGAGSLPQNQTVEIEAILELEANADGLPL; encoded by the coding sequence ATGCCAACACCTGCTCACACCGCCAGTTGCCGTCTGGCGGATCATCTGCACCATCTCGGCATTGAACTACCGCCGGTTCCCGCACCGGTGGCGAACTTTGTCACCTGGCGACGTTTCGGCAACGTGCTCTATCTCTCCGGCCAGGGGCCGCTGGAAGCAAGCGGCCATTTGCATACCGGCAAAGTTGGGCGCGAAGTCAGCGTCGAAGATGCCTACTATCACGCGCGTATCACCGGGCTTAACTTGCTCGCGGTTGTCCGCCAGGCCACCGGCGATTTAGGGCGCGTAAAAAGCGTGGTCAAGTTGCTGGGCTGGGTCAATGCCGATGAAGGCTTTAAGCACCATCCCCAGGTTATTAACGGTTGCTCCGATCTCTTCGTGCAGGTCTTTGGCGAACAGATTGGCCGGGGAGCCCGTTCCGCGATCGGCGCCGGATCGCTACCACAGAACCAGACGGTAGAGATTGAGGCGATCCTCGAACTGGAGGCCAATGCAGATGGATTACCTCTTTGA
- a CDS encoding GntR family transcriptional regulator translates to MNETDDITQRIVGHDKTAAVSVYRAIMRAINDGDLKAGDKLPNERELARRFETSRSTIRNVLAMMSTQGLVTRKVGSGSYLSDNLQQHLVDTDRPVAAWHKEVPTYSEILEGRLLFEPMMMTLVASRATREDFATMRHHLQGIREAQEWLLYKEHIYAVHQAMFAATRNRFLIQIFDNVIADRRAVQYDGQHSLHSAVSEIVREQTLRELTPLVDALEARDGKLAQKRADDYFTRILASLSVYG, encoded by the coding sequence ATGAACGAGACTGATGACATTACCCAGCGAATTGTCGGACATGACAAAACCGCCGCTGTTAGCGTTTATCGCGCCATTATGCGCGCCATTAACGACGGCGATTTAAAAGCAGGCGATAAGTTGCCCAACGAGCGCGAACTGGCGCGGCGCTTTGAGACTTCCCGCAGTACCATTCGTAACGTACTGGCGATGATGTCAACGCAGGGGCTGGTCACGCGCAAAGTGGGAAGTGGCTCTTACCTTTCTGACAATTTGCAGCAACATCTTGTTGATACCGATCGTCCGGTCGCTGCCTGGCATAAAGAGGTGCCGACCTACAGTGAGATCCTTGAAGGCCGTCTGCTGTTTGAACCGATGATGATGACGCTGGTTGCCAGCCGCGCCACTCGCGAAGATTTCGCTACCATGCGCCATCACTTACAAGGCATCCGCGAAGCACAAGAGTGGCTGCTCTATAAAGAGCATATTTACGCCGTTCACCAGGCGATGTTCGCCGCCACCCGCAACCGCTTTCTGATCCAGATTTTCGATAATGTCATCGCCGACCGCCGCGCGGTGCAGTACGACGGCCAGCATTCGTTGCACTCTGCCGTCAGTGAAATTGTGCGCGAGCAGACCCTGCGTGAGTTAACGCCGCTGGTTGACGCGCTGGAAGCCCGCGATGGCAAACTCGCGCAAAAACGTGCCGATGACTATTTCACCCGCATTCTGGCATCACTGAGCGTTTACGGCTGA
- a CDS encoding rhodanese family protein: MDDKTVSPQDARAQQQNGAMIIDIRQPDEFRREHLPDAMSLPLDELLAGKTVNPTSPKQTVIFHCQSGMRTQQNVETLIRAAAPAHVVLLEGGLTNWKRAGLPTVQDKRQPRPLMQQVQIVAGSLILLGVVLGYTLSPAFFLLSGFVGAGLLFAGLSGWCGMALLLAKMPWNRP; this comes from the coding sequence ATGGATGACAAGACAGTGAGCCCGCAAGACGCACGGGCGCAACAGCAAAACGGGGCGATGATTATTGATATTCGCCAGCCCGATGAATTTCGCCGCGAACATCTGCCCGATGCGATGTCCCTGCCCCTGGATGAGCTGCTGGCGGGTAAAACGGTGAACCCCACTTCCCCCAAGCAAACGGTGATTTTTCACTGCCAGTCCGGTATGCGCACGCAACAAAACGTTGAGACACTGATTCGGGCGGCGGCACCTGCGCACGTCGTATTGCTTGAAGGCGGGCTGACTAACTGGAAGCGCGCCGGGTTGCCCACGGTGCAGGATAAACGCCAGCCGCGCCCGCTGATGCAACAAGTGCAAATCGTGGCGGGCAGCCTGATTCTTCTTGGCGTCGTGCTCGGTTACACCCTCTCGCCCGCGTTTTTCCTGCTGAGCGGGTTTGTTGGTGCGGGGCTTTTATTCGCCGGGCTAAGCGGCTGGTGCGGCATGGCATTGCTGCTGGCAAAAATGCCGTGGAACCGGCCGTAA
- a CDS encoding DNA cytosine methyltransferase has translation MAEFDSLAQDLLVQAETEQQQARDRALLNQVVEIYGQKYVAEQLKKAGKSEWSREALNRWVNGKAAAKILTAAEEALLRGLLPSPPAHHPDYRFRFIDLFAGIGGIRSGFEAIGGQCVFTSEWNKNAVRTYKANWYNDSAAHTFNQDIREVTLSGNPHISEADAYAHITEHIPEHDVLLAGFPCQPFSLAGVSKKNALGRAHGFECEAQGTLFFDVARIIKARRPAIFVLENVKNLKSHDKGKTFSVIMNTLDELGYDVADADASGKDDPKIIDGKHFLPQHRERIVLVGFRRDLNLADGFTLRDISKLYPTQRPAFGELLEPTVDSKYVLSHKLWDYLYRYAKKHAAKGNGFGFGLVDPLHAGSVARTLSARYHKDGSEILIDRGWDKALGEADFANAENQARRPRRLTPRECARLMGFEKVGEKPFRIPVSDTQAYRQFGNSVVVPVFAAVAKLLEPRIALAVKRRNKK, from the coding sequence ATGGCGGAATTTGATTCACTCGCGCAGGATCTGCTGGTACAGGCAGAAACTGAGCAGCAGCAGGCACGGGACCGGGCATTACTGAACCAGGTAGTGGAAATCTACGGTCAAAAGTACGTGGCGGAGCAGCTAAAAAAAGCGGGCAAGTCCGAGTGGAGCCGCGAAGCGCTCAACCGTTGGGTGAATGGCAAAGCCGCAGCGAAAATCCTTACCGCCGCCGAAGAAGCGCTGCTGCGCGGGCTGTTACCCTCCCCGCCTGCGCACCATCCTGACTATCGTTTTCGTTTTATCGATCTTTTCGCCGGTATCGGCGGCATTCGCAGCGGTTTTGAAGCCATTGGCGGGCAGTGCGTATTTACCAGCGAATGGAACAAAAACGCGGTGCGCACCTACAAAGCCAACTGGTACAACGACAGCGCCGCACACACCTTTAATCAGGATATCCGCGAAGTGACCCTGAGCGGCAATCCGCACATTTCTGAAGCCGACGCTTACGCGCATATTACAGAGCACATCCCCGAGCATGATGTGCTGCTGGCGGGCTTCCCCTGTCAGCCGTTTAGCCTTGCCGGGGTGAGCAAGAAGAATGCGCTTGGCCGCGCGCATGGTTTTGAATGTGAAGCCCAGGGCACACTGTTTTTCGACGTTGCGCGCATTATCAAAGCCCGCCGCCCGGCGATTTTCGTGCTGGAAAACGTTAAGAACCTCAAAAGCCACGATAAAGGCAAAACCTTCAGCGTGATCATGAATACGCTGGATGAGCTGGGCTACGACGTGGCCGATGCCGATGCGTCCGGCAAAGATGATCCGAAAATTATCGACGGTAAACACTTCCTGCCGCAGCATCGCGAACGCATTGTGCTGGTCGGTTTTCGTCGCGATCTTAATCTCGCCGACGGCTTTACCCTGCGCGATATCAGCAAGCTTTACCCTACGCAGCGGCCTGCGTTTGGCGAACTGCTGGAACCCACCGTCGACAGCAAATATGTGCTGTCACATAAGTTGTGGGATTACCTCTATCGCTATGCGAAAAAACATGCCGCCAAAGGCAACGGCTTCGGCTTCGGGCTGGTCGATCCCCTGCATGCCGGGAGCGTGGCCCGCACCCTTTCTGCGCGTTATCACAAAGACGGTTCTGAGATCCTTATCGATCGCGGCTGGGATAAAGCGCTGGGGGAAGCGGATTTCGCCAATGCGGAAAACCAGGCGCGTCGTCCGCGTCGCCTGACGCCGCGCGAGTGCGCGCGCCTGATGGGCTTTGAAAAAGTGGGCGAAAAACCGTTCCGCATTCCGGTTTCCGATACACAGGCTTACCGCCAGTTCGGCAACTCGGTCGTGGTGCCGGTCTTTGCCGCCGTGGCAAAACTGCTGGAGCCGCGTATTGCGCTGGCGGTCAAACGGCGCAACAAAAAATAA
- a CDS encoding methyl-accepting chemotaxis protein, with translation MLKNIRVITGIIIALSVFCLLQLVTGGLFYSAVNNDRVNFQNTVVLNAQQENLGDSVNTLIKTRVTVTRVAIRFLKNQRDPASLASIEKLLTTATESLGKSEGYFNNYKSTPRVAGQDSALADDVVQNINKMHDVLQQSIAFLRANNYEAYGNLDAQQAQDDMDASYTKWRTENNTFLQAAAQQNQSSFTSMQWTLGVILLVVIAVMVIIWLGLQHLLLRPLHSVMGHIRAIAGGDLTQPVSADGRNEMSQLAAGLHEMQLSLVKTVSSVRNSSDSIYTGASEISTGNNDLSSRTEQQAASLEETAASMEQLTATVKQNTDNARQASQLAKTASDTAARGGQVVSNVVRTMSEISDSSQQIAHITSVIDGIAFQTNILALNAAVEAARAGEQGRGFAVVAGEVRTLASRSAQAAKEIKTLIDNSVNRVNSGSTLVAEAGDTMKEIVNAVTRVTDIMGEIASASDEQSKGIEQVSLAVSQMDSVTQQNASLVQESAAASAALEEQAEQLRQAVAVFRVNGHSATLSAKPGKPSAAPLRPVAAVTQSRSDSNWETF, from the coding sequence ATGCTCAAAAACATACGTGTTATTACCGGCATCATTATCGCGCTTTCGGTATTTTGTCTTCTTCAACTGGTCACCGGGGGACTGTTCTACTCGGCGGTTAACAACGACCGGGTCAATTTCCAGAACACCGTCGTACTCAACGCCCAGCAAGAAAACCTTGGCGACAGCGTTAATACGCTGATCAAAACCCGTGTCACCGTGACCCGCGTGGCGATCCGCTTTTTGAAAAACCAGCGCGATCCGGCTTCCCTTGCCAGTATCGAAAAACTCCTCACCACCGCTACCGAGTCGCTCGGCAAGTCTGAAGGTTATTTCAACAACTACAAAAGCACCCCGCGCGTTGCTGGCCAGGACAGTGCGTTAGCCGACGATGTGGTGCAAAACATCAATAAAATGCATGACGTGTTGCAGCAGTCGATCGCCTTCCTGCGGGCCAACAACTACGAAGCCTATGGCAACCTGGATGCGCAGCAGGCGCAGGACGATATGGATGCCAGCTACACGAAATGGCGGACAGAAAACAACACCTTCCTGCAAGCTGCCGCGCAGCAAAACCAGAGTAGTTTTACCAGTATGCAGTGGACGCTGGGGGTGATCTTGCTGGTGGTGATTGCGGTGATGGTCATTATCTGGCTTGGCCTGCAACATCTATTGCTCAGACCGCTGCACAGCGTAATGGGGCATATTCGCGCCATCGCCGGGGGCGATCTGACGCAGCCTGTTTCCGCTGATGGCCGCAACGAGATGAGCCAACTGGCGGCAGGTTTGCACGAGATGCAATTGTCGCTGGTCAAAACCGTCAGTTCAGTGCGTAACAGTTCGGATTCGATTTACACCGGCGCGAGCGAAATCTCCACCGGCAACAATGATCTCTCTTCCCGCACCGAGCAGCAGGCCGCGTCGCTGGAAGAGACTGCCGCCAGCATGGAACAACTGACCGCTACGGTGAAACAGAACACCGACAACGCGCGTCAGGCATCACAACTGGCGAAAACCGCGTCAGACACCGCCGCGCGTGGGGGTCAGGTGGTCAGTAATGTGGTGCGCACGATGAGCGAGATTTCCGACAGCTCGCAGCAAATTGCCCACATTACCAGCGTGATTGACGGTATCGCTTTCCAGACCAATATCCTGGCGCTGAACGCCGCCGTAGAAGCCGCGCGCGCAGGCGAACAGGGCCGGGGTTTTGCCGTGGTGGCCGGAGAAGTGCGCACGCTGGCAAGCCGCAGCGCGCAGGCGGCGAAAGAGATTAAAACCCTTATCGATAACTCGGTTAACCGCGTGAATTCCGGTTCGACGCTGGTCGCGGAAGCGGGCGATACGATGAAAGAGATCGTCAACGCCGTCACCCGCGTGACGGATATTATGGGGGAAATTGCCTCGGCATCTGATGAGCAGAGCAAAGGCATTGAGCAGGTGAGCCTGGCGGTGTCGCAGATGGATAGCGTCACCCAGCAGAACGCCTCGCTGGTGCAGGAATCTGCCGCGGCCTCTGCCGCGCTCGAAGAGCAAGCGGAGCAGTTGCGCCAGGCTGTCGCCGTGTTTCGTGTGAACGGGCACAGCGCCACGCTGAGTGCCAAACCCGGCAAACCCAGCGCCGCGCCACTGCGACCAGTTGCCGCTGTAACGCAAAGCCGCAGCGACAGCAACTGGGAAACGTTCTGA
- a CDS encoding YqaE/Pmp3 family membrane protein — MGFWRVVITIILPPLGVLLGKGFGWAFIINILLTLLGYIPGLIHAFWVQTRD, encoded by the coding sequence ATGGGTTTCTGGCGTGTTGTTATCACGATTATTCTTCCGCCGCTGGGTGTGCTGCTCGGCAAAGGCTTCGGCTGGGCGTTTATTATTAACATCCTGCTCACGTTGCTGGGCTACATTCCTGGCCTGATCCATGCCTTTTGGGTACAAACCCGCGATTAA
- the alaE gene encoding L-alanine exporter AlaE, which yields MFSSQSRLRHAAADTFAMVVYCSVVNMLIEIFLSGMSFEQSLSSRLVAIPVNIIIAWPYGMYRDLFMRRLSRISPSGWMKNLADVLAYVTFQSPVYVAILWTVGADWHQIVAAVSSNIVLSMMMGAVYGYFLDYCRRLFRVSNYHQAKA from the coding sequence ATGTTCTCTTCGCAGTCTCGCCTGCGTCACGCCGCTGCGGACACCTTCGCCATGGTCGTCTATTGTTCGGTAGTGAACATGTTGATTGAAATATTCCTCTCAGGAATGAGCTTCGAGCAGTCACTTTCATCGCGCCTGGTGGCGATCCCGGTCAACATTATTATTGCCTGGCCTTATGGGATGTATCGCGATCTGTTTATGCGTCGGCTAAGCCGTATTAGCCCGTCGGGCTGGATGAAAAATCTGGCAGATGTGCTGGCTTATGTGACGTTCCAGTCACCGGTGTATGTCGCCATTTTGTGGACGGTAGGCGCGGACTGGCACCAGATTGTCGCGGCGGTCAGCTCGAATATCGTGCTGTCGATGATGATGGGTGCGGTGTACGGCTATTTTCTTGATTACTGCCGCCGCTTGTTTCGGGTCAGCAATTACCACCAGGCCAAAGCCTGA
- a CDS encoding DUF2002 family protein: protein MYLRPDEVARVLENVGFTMDVATPKTYGYRRGENYVYVNREARMGRTALVIHPTLKERSSSLADPASDIKMCDHYQNFPLYLGGQAQEHYGIPHGFSSRMALERFIKGLFGEQH, encoded by the coding sequence ATGTACTTAAGACCCGATGAAGTGGCACGCGTTCTGGAAAATGTAGGATTTACCATGGATGTGGCGACGCCAAAAACCTATGGCTATCGCCGTGGCGAGAATTATGTGTATGTCAATCGCGAAGCGCGCATGGGCCGCACCGCACTGGTCATTCACCCTACGTTAAAAGAACGCAGTTCATCGCTTGCGGATCCCGCCTCGGACATCAAGATGTGCGATCACTACCAGAACTTCCCGCTCTATCTGGGCGGCCAGGCGCAGGAACATTACGGTATCCCGCACGGTTTCAGCTCGCGCATGGCGCTGGAGCGGTTTATTAAAGGATTATTTGGCGAACAGCATTAA
- a CDS encoding DUF883 domain-containing protein produces the protein MFNRPNRRDVDEGVEDINNDVSQLADSLEAVLKSWGSDAKDEAEIARRKAKALLKETRARMNGRNRVQQAARDAVGCAGTFVKEKPLCSVGAAAAVGIFLGALLSLRR, from the coding sequence ATGTTTAACAGACCGAACCGCCGAGATGTCGATGAAGGTGTCGAGGATATCAATAATGATGTCAGCCAGTTAGCCGATAGTCTGGAAGCCGTGCTCAAATCCTGGGGCAGTGATGCGAAAGACGAAGCGGAAATCGCACGTCGTAAAGCGAAAGCGCTGCTGAAAGAGACCCGCGCGCGCATGAATGGCCGTAACCGCGTACAACAGGCCGCCCGCGATGCGGTTGGCTGCGCAGGCACCTTTGTGAAAGAGAAACCGTTGTGCAGTGTCGGTGCTGCCGCTGCGGTCGGGATCTTCCTCGGCGCGCTACTTAGCCTGCGTCGTTAA
- the nrdH gene encoding glutaredoxin-like protein NrdH, which produces MRITIYTRNDCVQCHATKRAMENRGVEFEMVNVDHVPQAADELRAMGFRQLPVVVAGETKWSGFRPDMINRLPGAPRVASA; this is translated from the coding sequence ATGCGCATTACCATTTACACTCGAAATGATTGTGTTCAGTGCCACGCCACCAAACGGGCAATGGAAAACCGGGGTGTTGAATTTGAAATGGTGAACGTTGACCATGTGCCGCAAGCTGCCGATGAGCTTCGCGCGATGGGTTTTCGTCAGTTGCCCGTGGTGGTTGCCGGTGAGACAAAATGGTCCGGTTTCCGCCCGGATATGATCAACCGCTTGCCAGGCGCACCTCGCGTCGCCAGCGCATGA
- the nrdI gene encoding class Ib ribonucleoside-diphosphate reductase assembly flavoprotein NrdI, whose protein sequence is MSTLVYFSSSSENTRRFITRLGLPAVRIPLNERERIQVDEPYILVVPSYGGGGTAGAVPRQVIRFLNDPHNRALIRGVIAAGNRNFGEAYARAGDVVSQKCAVPYLYRFELMGTQQDIDNVRKGVSEFWQRQPQSA, encoded by the coding sequence ATGAGCACCCTCGTCTACTTTTCCAGCAGCTCGGAAAACACCCGGCGCTTTATCACGCGCCTCGGGTTGCCCGCCGTGCGCATTCCGCTGAACGAGCGTGAGCGCATTCAAGTAGACGAACCTTATATTCTGGTGGTTCCCAGTTATGGCGGCGGCGGCACGGCAGGCGCTGTGCCGCGCCAGGTCATTCGCTTTTTAAACGATCCCCATAACCGCGCCTTAATTCGCGGCGTGATTGCCGCCGGTAACCGCAATTTCGGCGAAGCTTACGCGCGCGCTGGCGATGTGGTGTCGCAAAAATGCGCTGTGCCGTATTTGTATCGTTTTGAGCTGATGGGAACCCAGCAGGACATCGACAATGTGCGTAAAGGAGTGAGCGAATTTTGGCAACGACAACCGCAGAGCGCGTGA
- the nrdE gene encoding class 1b ribonucleoside-diphosphate reductase subunit alpha, which translates to MATTTAERVMQTTPDFHALNAMLNLYDKDGRIQFEKDHQAVDAFMAHHVRPNTVTFNSQDERLNWLVDENYYDESVLARYDRAFVVDLIAHAHARGFRFQTFLGAWKFYTSYTLKTFDGKRYLEHFEDRACMVALTLAQGDTALAEQLTEEILSGRFQPATPTFLNCGKQQRGELVSCFLLRIEDNMESIGRAVNSALQLSKRGGGVAFLLSNLREAGAPIKRIENQSSGVIPVMKMLEDAFSYANQLGARQGAGAVYLHAHHPDILRFLDTKRENADEKIRIKTLSLGVVIPDVTFRLAKENAQMALFSPYDVERLYGKPFGDVAISEMYEQLLADDRVRKTYINARDFFQTLAEIQFESGYPYIMFEDTVNRANPIAGRINMSNLCSEILQVNSASTFDENLDYAETGRDISCNLGSLNIAHTMDSPDFGRTVETAIRGLTAVSDMSHIRSVPSVEIGNAASHAIGLGQMNLHGYLAREGIAYGSPEGLDFTNFYFYTITWHALHTSMMIARERGQQFAGFPASRYASGEYFNQYLESDWQPKTQKVRALFERAGITIPTREMWQQLREDVMRYGIYNQNLQAVPPTGSISYINHATSSIHPIVSKIEIRKEGKTGRVYYPAPFMTNENLALYEDAYEIGPEKIIDTYAEATRHVDQGLSLTLFFKDTATTRDINKAQIYAWKKGIKSLYYIRLRQLALEGTEIQGCVSCAL; encoded by the coding sequence TTGGCAACGACAACCGCAGAGCGCGTGATGCAAACCACGCCCGATTTCCATGCGCTGAATGCCATGTTGAATCTTTATGATAAAGACGGCCGCATTCAGTTTGAAAAAGACCATCAGGCGGTCGACGCCTTTATGGCTCACCACGTGCGCCCGAATACCGTCACGTTTAACAGCCAGGATGAGCGGCTGAACTGGCTGGTTGATGAAAATTATTACGATGAAAGCGTGCTGGCGCGTTATGACCGCGCGTTTGTGGTGGATTTAATTGCCCATGCGCACGCCCGCGGTTTTCGCTTCCAGACGTTCCTTGGCGCGTGGAAGTTCTACACCAGCTACACACTCAAAACCTTTGATGGCAAACGCTATCTGGAACATTTTGAAGATCGCGCCTGTATGGTGGCGCTGACGCTGGCACAGGGCGATACCGCACTCGCAGAGCAGCTAACGGAAGAGATTCTTTCCGGGCGCTTCCAGCCTGCGACACCGACTTTTCTGAACTGCGGTAAACAACAGCGCGGCGAACTGGTTTCCTGCTTCCTGCTGCGTATTGAAGACAATATGGAATCCATTGGCCGCGCGGTGAACTCGGCGTTGCAGCTCTCCAAACGCGGCGGCGGCGTGGCCTTTTTGCTCTCTAACCTGCGTGAAGCCGGTGCGCCAATCAAGCGCATTGAAAACCAGTCTTCCGGCGTGATCCCGGTAATGAAAATGCTGGAAGATGCGTTTTCTTATGCTAATCAGCTTGGCGCACGCCAGGGCGCAGGCGCGGTGTATTTGCATGCCCATCACCCGGATATTTTGCGTTTCCTCGATACCAAGCGTGAAAACGCCGACGAGAAAATCCGCATCAAAACCCTGTCGCTGGGCGTCGTCATTCCCGATGTCACCTTCCGTCTGGCAAAAGAAAATGCGCAGATGGCGCTATTTTCGCCTTACGACGTTGAACGCCTGTACGGTAAGCCGTTTGGTGATGTGGCGATTAGCGAGATGTACGAGCAACTGCTCGCCGACGATCGCGTGCGCAAAACGTATATCAACGCCCGTGATTTCTTCCAGACGCTGGCGGAGATCCAGTTCGAATCCGGTTATCCGTACATCATGTTTGAAGATACGGTGAACCGCGCCAACCCGATTGCCGGGCGCATTAATATGAGCAACCTGTGCTCGGAGATTTTGCAGGTTAACAGCGCCTCGACCTTTGATGAAAACCTGGATTATGCCGAAACCGGGCGCGATATCTCCTGTAACCTCGGTTCGCTGAATATCGCTCACACCATGGATTCACCGGACTTTGGTCGCACGGTAGAAACCGCGATCCGCGGCTTAACCGCGGTGTCGGATATGAGCCACATTCGCTCGGTGCCGTCGGTGGAAATCGGCAACGCCGCGTCGCATGCTATCGGCCTTGGGCAGATGAACCTGCACGGCTATCTGGCGCGGGAAGGCATCGCGTATGGCAGCCCGGAAGGGCTGGATTTCACCAACTTCTATTTCTACACCATCACCTGGCATGCGCTGCATACCTCAATGATGATCGCCCGTGAGCGCGGGCAGCAGTTTGCCGGTTTCCCGGCCTCGCGCTATGCCAGCGGTGAGTATTTCAACCAGTATCTGGAAAGTGACTGGCAACCGAAAACGCAGAAAGTCCGTGCGCTGTTTGAACGTGCCGGCATCACCATTCCCACGCGCGAAATGTGGCAGCAACTGCGCGAGGATGTGATGCGCTACGGCATCTATAACCAGAATTTACAGGCGGTTCCGCCGACCGGTTCTATTTCCTATATCAATCATGCGACCTCCAGCATTCACCCGATTGTGTCGAAGATTGAAATCCGCAAGGAAGGCAAAACCGGGCGCGTCTATTACCCGGCACCATTTATGACTAATGAGAACCTGGCGCTGTATGAAGATGCGTATGAAATCGGGCCGGAGAAAATCATAGATACCTACGCCGAAGCCACGCGCCATGTCGATCAGGGCCTGTCGCTGACGTTGTTCTTTAAAGACACCGCGACGACACGCGATATCAACAAAGCGCAGATTTACGCCTGGAAAAAAGGCATCAAGTCGCTGTATTACATCCGCCTGCGCCAGCTTGCGCTGGAAGGCACCGAGATCCAGGGCTGCGTGTCCTGCGCGTTGTAA